aataaaatatCTCTGAAATCCTGCCACGGTGCATCCtggaagttgtagttcaggtgtctCATGCTCCTGTTCTCCTCTATGTGCTATACTGGGCTACCCCAGCCAGCCTTCATCTTCCCTGATGCACACTGTGGCCATGCAACTCTCCTGAGGCTCTCATGAAGAGCAGAGagtatggtgcatcatgggaactgTAGTCTGACCACAGAGCCAGGGCCATAAAGGAGCATGAGGCACTCTAAcctcaactcccatgaggcactacagtagcatttctgaatcaaaattctTTGCTTTTCTGGATAAAATATTGTGATTAGTTATTTTTtgctgaaaacatgaaattttcTCTGGgactccacttcccctccattttccaaccagctccatCTGAGTGACTTTTGAGCTTCATTAGCAGCATTAATGTACTTTTCACTCAGTCTTCTGTTGTTAATCACTCGCCCTAGCTTAGTTTTGATTCCATCAAAAATGTCCCCTACAAATGCAAATGtacttcacatttaaaaaaaaaaattccctgcagATCTTTCTCCTGAGTTGCATCTGCCGCAGTGTCATCTTCTGGTTACCATAATGGACAAGCTACCCCCTCAGTCTGAGGCTGTTCAGGCTCTCTGGACCACAGGAAGCCAGTTCTCAGCAGAGGTTCCCAGGTAATTTTTGCCTACAGCAGTCAAGCTGCACAGGCAGACATGAGGGTTCAGGTTCAAGAGGCCCCTCAAGCTGGCAAATCAGTAGCATTAGCAGGCTTTGAGGGCGCACTGTCTGATCCTTGGCCAGATGTGCTGGTGGATGTGATGTAACTCCTCAAGGGTGCACAGTACAAAGCAGAGATGCACTGGTCAGTTGAGAGAAGAAATGGGGTTTGTAGGGGGCCATGTAGGCgtagggaggagtgggggcaaaaTAGAGTTCCATGATGCCAATTCTTAGCTCACAGTACAAGAGAGTTGCCTAAAGACTGCTCTAATGAAAGACTGTTCATCAAGGCCAGAGTTAGGGATGACCTCTCCCTTGTCAAGCATGTGTGGGTGCAAGGAACCTGGCCCCTCCTTTAAACGCACAATGTTAGTGGTATGCTATCCTGTTTCTTGGGGGTCTGCTCCTCATGACCATTACTTCCcctgtctgtgcctcattttccacatctgtaaaatggggacaatgatactgacttcttttggaaagtgctttgagatccactgacaaGAAGTGCTGTTCGAGAGCTAGgcattgtattattattaatggatTATTTCAAAAAGGACAAAGACCTACCTTCACACTTTGGGAAGGGCTCTGACCATTCTCCCTGATCTGTACACTGAAACGTGGGTGATCCACTTAATCGGTAGCCCTCCTCACAATGGAACTCACAGGCCGAGTTGTGGGTGAATTCTGGATGACGGGCGGTACACTCCACAAAGCCGTTTTCAGGCCCGTTCACTGCTTCACACATCACAGCTGAGACATACAGAGAGCACATCAGCGGTTAGTTTGGATGCCATAGGAGCACTCTACACAAGCAGTGAGAGCCCTGTGTACTGGGAAGGGCAGTGATAAAGAAAGGTACCTTCGCATTCCGGCTGCTGTCCATCCCACTTTCCAGAAGCGCCGCACTGCAGCCTGTCTGATCCCTTCAACACAAACCTTTCTTCACAGGCAAACTCACAGGTTGAATTCCACAGAAAGTTCCCAGAGGCCGGAGAGCACGTCCAGGCGCCCTGAGCCAGAGCCTTTAAGCCATCCATAGGCGTGCACAGCAcgtttcattagggtgtgcacccaagGAGCCTCGCCCTAGCCCTGCCcgcatccactccctcctacttcccaccccctgactgctccccttaGAACCTccaacctccctgctccttgtcccctacctcctcctgggacccctgccccccaggacctcatcccctacctaagcctccctgttccttgtcccctgactgcccccctaaaACCctacccctgtcccctgactgccccgaaccttatccacacccccgcccccagaaagacccctgggactcccacgcctatccaactgttccccgccccctgacaagACCCCAGAACTCTCGACCCATACaaacccccctgcctgccccaacccctctccacacccctgcctcctgacagccccctcccagaactcccaactcatccAACCACCCCCAGCTCATTGCCCCCTGACCACcctctccagagacccccccaccttaactgcccccccaggaccctccttgctccctgtcccctgaatgCCCTGATCCCTATCCATCACCCGCCCCCTGACAgatcccgggactcccatgccccatccaaccccccctgctccctgactgccccctccagagaccccccaccccttatcACCCCCCCGGGATCTCACCCCCCCGGGATCCTACCCCCTAtccaccccaccctcctccctgtcccctgactgctcccattCCTTATCCAACCCCACCGGCcccagaccccttaccatgaggctcttAGCAGCATGTTTTGCTCCgcgcagagccagacacgctgtcCCGcacatgggtggcaggtttgtagaaattttggtggtgcccagaacctgccccccctaacgtcgccccccacctgcctaaggctctgggatggactttggatgggggagggggtctggggtgcagactctgggatggagtttgggtgctgggtgcaggctccgggctggggcagggggtgggtgtgcaggagggggtgaggggtgcaggctctgggatggattttgggtgcaggctctgggctgggggtgggggcgtaggaggggtgaggggtgcaggctctgggagggagtttgggagtgggaggggatgcagagagagtgggtgcaggctctgggagggagtttggggataggagggggtgcaggggtgagggctgtggggctgaggatgaggggttcacgatgcaggagggggctcagggctggggcagaggattagggtgcaggaggatgagGCTTCTGGCTGAGAatgcagggccacccggggggggggggcaagtggggcaatttgccccaggccccacaggggcccccacgagaatgtcggaggctccccccgcctccgccttcccccagCGCCTCAGTGCaccgcatccaggagcagccctggacagagcTGCAGCGCCGTggtggctccagcagggcctgagctcctcctgctcagagccgcgtggtaagagggtggggctgtgagctgcggccgagcgggaggagctcaggtcccggcggcagggctgcccagaggattcagggggcctgggacaaagcaatttcgggtgccccttccataaaaaaaagttgcaatactatagtaacatgtatttggaaatgtaaaaaataaccagtgaaatacattcaaaaattattttaataatttgaaaatacacaaaatacattatttaaaaaacattaaatgctttaatggtatgtatacatttgcaattacataatgagctgtcgctgggtgatggtgatggttggtgccaatgggctgtcgctgcctgggggtggcgcagctgttgcccagggctgggtagggagctgggctctgggtcggggggtgcccggctcataggggctgggctcagagctggggttcaGAGTTGTGGGGGGATGGGTCAGGTGGTGCCCAGCTggccagctcagaggggctgggctcagagctgggggttaggctgcaggggatggggtcagagggtgcctggctcagagaggtttaccatgctgcttatccccgcctcccccctctcccagagcccagtGAGCCGCATCCAGCAGCGGCCCTGGGCAGCGCTGAAGCGGCGTGGCTttgatgaggggttcatgatgcaggagggggctcagggctggggaagaggattagggtgcagggggatgagggctctggccagggcttgggggggctcagggctggggcagaggattagggtgcagggggatgagggctctggctggggcttgggggggctcagggctggggcagaggattagggtgcggggggatgagggatggggatggggggttcatgacgcaggagggggctcagggctagggcagaggattagggtgtggggggataagggatggggatgggggggttcatgacgcaggagggggctcagggctggggcagaggattagggtgcgggggggatgagggatggggctgaggatgagaggtttggggcattggcgaagctcagggctagggcagaagggcaggataagggcagcctgccctgccattaggggatggggggcactaggaccctggggcagcagacagccaTTGAGCAGGAATGTGCAGCACAAGCAGGCATGGGATAGGCCCGCGCCgctttctttcaggcagggatgctctgggatggggttgggggagacccgcgggcgggggggggggggggagatggcaGGCGGGAGCTGGCCCgggaaggcaggagaggggccggggCTTGCTGCACAgggagagtggagccatttgcccacccctgcattagggtgtgcctgtgCACACCCAGCACACCCCATGCGCACGCCTATGAAGCCATCACACTGCACAACTGCAAATCACATGGAATAGCATGGAGCTTAGTTTGgaacaaagtaaaagaaaaacatttcttcTGCATGGTAACAGAATATACATTGATGGGAGCTGGGAGTTAGAGAGCGAAGCTATCTCCCTGCAGGCTAAGAAAGTGACTAGGAGCAGTGGGATCTGGGTGTCTCAGGGGACTGGACACGGGATTTCGGGATGTCTCAGTATTTCATAACATGTAACCAAAATACAAATCTATTCTTGTAAGATGTAGATAGTGTCTCTAAAAAGGTTCTAAATTATGCCCCATTTCTGGTACTGACAGATGTGCATCAGACCCCACTCCAAATCAACATGCATTTCAGATCTGAAACAAATGATCTTTCAGTGAACTTTCTCTGAAGCACCTTAGAGTTCAGCCTTTCTGAAAAAAAGGTGCTACGTGAAAATCAAGAGCTTATATTATCACTGTATCTTTGCAAAGCTTCTGCACTCGAAGCACTCGATAGGAATTGCTTAATCTTAGGTACTTTCGCATTCCGGCTGTTCTCCATCCCACTTTCCAGAAGCGCCACACTGCAGCCTGTCTGATCCCTTCAATACAAACCCTGCTTCACAGGCAAACTCACAGGTTGAATTCCACAGCAAGTTCCCAAAAGCCGGAGAGCATGTCAGGGAGCCATGAGCTGGAGCATTTAAGCCATCACACTGCACAACTGCAAATCACATGGAATAGCGTGGAGCTTAGTTTGGAGTAAACTAAAAGAAAAACTTTTCTTCTGCATGGCGGGAGCTGGGCATTAGAGAGTGAAGCTATCTCCCTGCAGGTTAAGAAAGTGACCGGGGCAGAGACAGTGTAGAGCTATCTAGGGCAGGGTTAAGGGAATGTCCCTCCCTGAACTGTACTTTTTCTGGGACAAAGAGAGGCCTGTAGGCTCCAGATCTGTCAATCTGAAACCCAATTCACTTtaagaatttaattttaaaatagtgggCCGGAGCCTCCATTGCTGTAAAGGGGCAAAGttgcattgaagtcaacagagcagTAAGGATTTATGCCAGTTGAGATCTGACCTACAGTTCCTTGAGAATTTacgtccagggccggctctaggcaccagcaaaacaagctggtgcttggggcggcacatttttaggggcggcatggccggcgccagaatgccgcccctaaaaatgtgccccggccgccctagctccgctgctgctgccacctccgctgctgctgccacggcgcgcgaaacagctgattcgcgcgccactactcgccctccctcccaggcttgagagcctgggagggagggggagcagcggcgcccgcgccgcggccactcggagtctccccctccctcccaggctctcaaacctgggagggagggggagatcccgagcggccgcgacATGCGAAACGGCTGTTttgcacgccgctgctccccctccctcccagacttgagagcctgagagggagggagagaagcggcacccccgcgccacggccactcggagtctccccctccctcccaggctctcaaacctgggagggagggggagactccgagtggccgcggcacggcgccacttctccccctccctccctccctcctaggcttgacagcctggggggaggaggcagggctggggatttggggaaggggcggagttgagggggggccaggggtggggtaattaaatggggggggggcggccaaaattgtttttgctttgggtggcaaaaatcctagagccggctctgTTTACCTCTACATGCTGGAGTGGGTGCAGACCAGTTTCCGGAAGAGGTACACCAGACTGGTTCAAACCCAGTTGATTCATAGCCTTCTGCACATTGAACCTTGCAGGATGAGTTGTAGCTGTAGTTCTGCAGTGGATGGCTGCACTCCAGTGTCCCTTGATCGGGTTCTTTTAATTGGTCGCAAGTCACAACTACAAAGGGACACAAGCAGGTCTACAGTCAGTACCACTTTCTCAACAGCAAATGAAATAATCAGACTAGCTAGATGTACTGAAAACTAGCTGACATGCACATCTCCCTGTTTGGAAGGCATTAAGAAATAATCTTACCATGCTGGCATTCAGGCCCATAGAATCCAGCATCACAGACGCAGGTATGATTGTTAATGGTCTCCAGGCATTCACCATGGCCACTGCAGGAAGACTGGTTACAGGAAGCTAGAAGGAAATTCAGCATGGTTATAAAACAATCTATCCCCTTTACTAGTTAATCTGTTTAAAGCCATTGCAGTGCTTTACTTATCCAGGAGAAAACACACTCTGGATAATAAATACTTTGCAAAGTAAACAGAGTGTGAAGGTTAtgccatttacaattacattggtATTGCATCGCAGCATTTCAGAAACCAAGACAGTTGAACCTAGCCACTCACAAAAGTATTCCTGTGGCTGGAAACAGACTCAATTTATATCAAAAGTTAAATCACAAAAAAACAATAGACTTTTACATGATTTAATAAAGGCTCTAAGTTCTGCATTATTCGTTTTAAGCAAGCGAGTAGCCCTCAGTGGaccactcacatgcttaaagttaagcctaATATAGTAACAATGATTAATGCATATATATATAGGTTAGCTAATAAACGTCCATTTTCTTATTATCATATAGGCTCTTTGGGATTGATTGCATTCTGTACCTGTGTAGCACAAGGCAACCTTCTGTTTGCTGCATCTTTCATCATTCCATTTGCCTGCATCCTTGTCTCTTTTGATGTAGATTTCAACACAGTCCTCGTCATTCTTTCTGTTGTTTGGTTCACCCGGAGCCCAGTTTTTAGCCTCTTCAGTCAGCCGTTTTCTTGTTCCAACCCAGGTCCACTCATTATCAATCTTTCTGATTCCAATCCAGTAATAAGTTGGACTGAAGGGTAAAAATGCATTCAGATGGGCAATTTCCTTCTTATTCTGAATGGCAACCATATTTGTATAGTGTTTCCTACACCATTTCTCCGCAAGCTTATAGgtcatatttttttctgaatagtGGTATGTCCAGCAATTGCCCTCCTCAAGCACCATAAGTCCTAGAAAGAGAAGATGCAGAGAAGTTGGTATCCTTTTACCTGTGCTTCCTGTTCTGTTATCAAAGGCCATGTTTATCTGTTTATATCATTCTGCTTTACAAAGAGCATTTCCAGGAAGAATTAGAATCTATCTCTTTGAGAGAACTGATCAGAAAAAGAACTTCAGCAGCTAGAACTGCAGTATATAGCACAGAGATATTTAAAAGTACAGAAAAATCCCAGAaagttacagagagagagagaggaatgaaaACAGCACAGAAATTTAGCCCAAACACACAAGATATCAGTATCAAAATGCTCTTCCAAGAGCTAACAAAAATAACACTTTTGAATTAGGGATCCCACCTGCATGCTACGTTTTGGATATAACTTCTACAGCAACATAGACCTGATTGCTTTTTTTTCTAAAGAAGACTATATCTAGATCTCAGTGGATATTGCATATGTGCAGGTATTTGAGCCTGTGTAGGTAGTGGCTGCATTTGCTTTATACAAAGTTACAATAGTCTCCCAATCAGACATGTCAATATCAAATGTAGggtctccagtttgtcaaggatGTGTCCAGTCATTGCCCACACTGGGTGGGTATGCTGCACAGCCCCACATAAGGGCCACTTTTGGCTTTGGCAGTTGAGAGAGGACGCATGCCATGCCATCTACTGCTTTTTGTGCAAATCTGCCCTAAATCTTAACCCAGCTACTGCACCCCCATTTACTTCAGAAGGAAGCTGCGAGAAAACAGCAGTGCTGTTACTTCCAGTCTAACTTGTTTTCCAC
This Chrysemys picta bellii isolate R12L10 chromosome 8, ASM1138683v2, whole genome shotgun sequence DNA region includes the following protein-coding sequences:
- the SELL gene encoding L-selectin isoform X2 yields the protein MVLEEGNCWTYHYSEKNMTYKLAEKWCRKHYTNMVAIQNKKEIAHLNAFLPFSPTYYWIGIRKIDNEWTWVGTRKRLTEEAKNWAPGEPNNRKNDEDCVEIYIKRDKDAGKWNDERCSKQKVALCYTASCNQSSCSGHGECLETINNHTCVCDAGFYGPECQHVVTCDQLKEPDQGTLECSHPLQNYSYNSSCKVQCAEGYESTGFEPVWCTSSGNWSAPTPACRVVQCDGLNAPAHGSLTCSPAFGNLLWNSTCEFACEAGFVLKGSDRLQCGASGKWDGEQPECEST
- the SELL gene encoding L-selectin isoform X1, which produces MIGLWFLSVLTYRLMVLEEGNCWTYHYSEKNMTYKLAEKWCRKHYTNMVAIQNKKEIAHLNAFLPFSPTYYWIGIRKIDNEWTWVGTRKRLTEEAKNWAPGEPNNRKNDEDCVEIYIKRDKDAGKWNDERCSKQKVALCYTASCNQSSCSGHGECLETINNHTCVCDAGFYGPECQHVVTCDQLKEPDQGTLECSHPLQNYSYNSSCKVQCAEGYESTGFEPVWCTSSGNWSAPTPACRVVQCDGLNAPAHGSLTCSPAFGNLLWNSTCEFACEAGFVLKGSDRLQCGASGKWDGEQPECEST
- the SELL gene encoding L-selectin isoform X3, which encodes MIGLWFLSVLTYRLMVLEEGNCWTYHYSEKNMTYKLAEKWCRKHYTNMVAIQNKKEIAHLNAFLPFSPTYYWIGIRKIDNEWTWVGTRKRLTEEAKNWAPGEPNNRKNDEDCVEIYIKRDKDAGKWNDERCSKQKVALCYTVVTCDQLKEPDQGTLECSHPLQNYSYNSSCKVQCAEGYESTGFEPVWCTSSGNWSAPTPACRVVQCDGLNAPAHGSLTCSPAFGNLLWNSTCEFACEAGFVLKGSDRLQCGASGKWDGEQPECEST